One Microbacterium esteraromaticum genomic window carries:
- a CDS encoding glutamate synthase subunit beta, translating into MADPKGFLKTTERELPARRPVPVRIMDWKEVYEPGDRAVLKRQASRCMDCGVPFCHSGCPLGNLIPEWNDLTWRGADRSAIERLHATNNFPEFTGRLCPAPCESACVLGINQPAVTIKQIEVSIIDEAFEKGWVQPQPPQRLTGRTVAVVGSGPAGLAAAQQMTRAGHTVVVFERDDRIGGLLRYGIPDFKMEKRHLDIRLQQMEEEGTRFRPGVEIGRDLSWDEVRDRYDAVLIATGATVPRDLPIPGRDLDGVHFAMDYLVPSNRVGAGDEVADQITAAGKHVVVIGGGDTGADCIGTAHRHGARSVTNLAIGRQPGTERSDDQPWPTMPTLFEVQSAHEEGGERTYLASTVEFLGDEEGKVRAVRVAETEYIDGRRVPRSGTEREIPAELVLIAMGFTGPETDSYGGGTLPAITERGNLQRDADYATAVPGVFVAGDAGRGQSLIVWAIAEGRSAAAAIDRHLMGATVLPAPVAVTDVAFRVQPA; encoded by the coding sequence GTGGCTGACCCCAAGGGCTTTCTGAAGACGACCGAACGCGAGCTGCCGGCCAGGCGGCCGGTGCCCGTGCGCATCATGGACTGGAAAGAGGTCTACGAGCCGGGCGATCGGGCCGTTCTCAAGCGTCAGGCGAGCCGGTGCATGGACTGCGGTGTGCCGTTCTGCCACTCCGGGTGCCCGTTGGGCAACCTCATCCCGGAGTGGAACGACCTGACCTGGCGAGGTGCCGACCGCAGCGCGATCGAGCGACTTCACGCGACCAACAACTTCCCGGAGTTCACCGGGCGACTGTGCCCTGCGCCGTGTGAGAGCGCGTGCGTGCTCGGCATCAATCAGCCCGCGGTCACGATCAAGCAGATCGAGGTGTCGATCATCGACGAGGCCTTCGAGAAGGGCTGGGTCCAGCCGCAGCCGCCGCAGCGCCTGACCGGGCGCACGGTGGCCGTGGTCGGGTCGGGCCCAGCGGGTCTCGCCGCCGCGCAGCAGATGACGCGCGCGGGTCACACGGTGGTCGTGTTCGAGCGCGACGACCGCATCGGCGGACTGCTGCGCTACGGCATCCCCGACTTCAAGATGGAGAAGCGCCACCTCGACATCCGCCTCCAGCAGATGGAGGAGGAGGGCACTCGCTTCCGGCCGGGCGTCGAGATCGGGCGCGATCTGTCGTGGGATGAGGTGCGGGACCGCTACGACGCCGTCCTCATCGCCACGGGCGCCACGGTGCCTCGCGATCTGCCGATCCCGGGGCGCGACCTCGATGGTGTGCACTTTGCGATGGACTACCTCGTGCCGTCCAATCGGGTAGGCGCCGGAGACGAAGTCGCCGACCAGATCACCGCCGCAGGCAAGCACGTCGTCGTCATCGGCGGTGGCGACACCGGCGCCGACTGCATCGGCACTGCACACCGCCACGGGGCGCGCAGCGTCACCAACCTGGCCATCGGTCGCCAGCCTGGCACCGAGCGCTCCGACGACCAGCCCTGGCCGACGATGCCGACGCTGTTCGAGGTGCAGTCCGCCCACGAGGAGGGCGGTGAGCGCACGTACCTGGCCTCGACGGTCGAGTTCCTCGGCGACGAGGAGGGCAAGGTCAGAGCGGTTCGCGTGGCCGAGACCGAGTACATCGACGGACGCAGGGTGCCCAGAAGCGGCACCGAGCGCGAGATCCCTGCTGAGCTCGTGCTCATAGCGATGGGCTTCACCGGTCCCGAGACGGACTCGTATGGCGGCGGAACACTGCCCGCGATCACCGAGCGCGGCAACCTGCAGCGCGATGCCGACTATGCCACAGCAGTGCCCGGGGTGTTCGTGGCCGGCGATGCGGGGCGCGGTCAGTCCCTCATCGTGTGGGCGATCGCAGAGGGCCGCTCGGCGGCGGCGGCGATCGACCGCCACCTGATGGGCGCCACGGTGCTGCCGGCGCCGGTGGCCGTCACAGATGTCGCGTTCCGCGTTCAGCCCGCGTAG
- the lgt gene encoding prolipoprotein diacylglyceryl transferase — protein sequence MPFAPISSLSAVPASIPSPPESSFQIGPLTIHFYALCIIAGIIAAVLLTNHRLTRRGAEKWVVIDIAIIAVPLGIIGARIFHVLTHPNFYFGPGRNTWNPFEQGSVWAIWEGGIAIFGALLGGAVGAWLGCKWTGIRFWTFADALAPGILLAQAMGRFGNWFNHELFGLPTDVPWGLEIESTNPAFPAGLAEGTLFHPTFLYEVLWNGLGVIVLLWAGHRLRLQWGKLFALYLIWYSAGRIVWESIRIDPSEILLGLRSNVWAAIIGVVVGIVILIVQTRRHPGVEPSPYMRGREPEDVDVESQNTSSDFVDVSEPPVSTEAN from the coding sequence ATGCCCTTCGCGCCCATCAGCAGCCTTTCCGCCGTGCCCGCCAGCATTCCGAGCCCGCCGGAGAGCAGCTTTCAGATCGGTCCGCTGACGATCCATTTCTACGCCCTGTGCATCATCGCGGGGATCATCGCGGCCGTGCTGCTGACCAACCACCGCCTCACCAGGCGGGGTGCCGAGAAGTGGGTCGTGATCGACATCGCGATCATCGCGGTTCCGCTCGGGATCATCGGCGCACGCATCTTCCACGTGCTCACCCACCCGAACTTCTACTTCGGCCCGGGCCGGAACACCTGGAACCCCTTCGAGCAAGGCTCGGTGTGGGCGATCTGGGAAGGCGGCATCGCCATCTTCGGCGCTCTGCTCGGCGGAGCCGTCGGTGCGTGGCTGGGCTGCAAGTGGACGGGCATCCGGTTCTGGACCTTCGCCGACGCCCTCGCCCCCGGCATCCTGCTCGCGCAGGCCATGGGCCGCTTCGGCAACTGGTTCAACCACGAGCTGTTCGGTCTGCCGACGGACGTGCCCTGGGGCCTCGAGATCGAGTCGACCAACCCTGCCTTCCCCGCCGGCCTCGCCGAAGGGACCCTGTTCCACCCGACGTTCCTGTACGAGGTGCTCTGGAACGGTCTTGGCGTCATCGTCCTGCTCTGGGCAGGGCATCGCCTGCGCCTGCAGTGGGGCAAGCTGTTCGCGCTCTACCTCATCTGGTACAGCGCGGGCCGCATCGTGTGGGAGTCGATCCGCATCGACCCGAGTGAGATCCTCCTGGGGCTGCGCAGCAACGTCTGGGCCGCGATCATCGGCGTGGTCGTCGGAATCGTCATCCTGATCGTGCAGACCCGCCGTCACCCCGGCGTCGAGCCGTCGCCGTACATGCGCGGTCGGGAGCCGGAGGACGTGGATGTAGAATCGCAGAACACTTCCTCCGACTTCGTCGACGTGAGCGAGCCTCCCGTCAGCACCGAAGCGAACTAG
- the trpA gene encoding tryptophan synthase subunit alpha, with protein sequence MSRVEDAIRRAHEAGRGAFIGYLPVGYPDLDTSVQAALTLARNGVDIIELGPPYSDPVMDGAVIQEATQHALANGFRMRDLFTAVKAITAETDVPVVVMTYWNPVMQYGVDRYADDLLAAGGAGLITPDITPESAGEWIEASKRTGLDRIFLAAPTSSDERLDLVISSSTGFVYTVSTMGITGERAALDLAARTLVERMRARGEVRACVGIGISNAEQVAGVVEYADGAIVGTALVKALRDGGLDALAETTRTLAGGTPTTRY encoded by the coding sequence GTGAGCCGCGTCGAAGACGCCATACGCAGGGCGCACGAGGCCGGTCGCGGCGCGTTCATCGGCTATCTGCCCGTCGGCTACCCCGACCTCGACACGAGCGTTCAGGCCGCCCTGACCCTCGCCCGCAACGGCGTGGACATCATCGAACTCGGTCCGCCGTACTCCGATCCCGTGATGGACGGGGCCGTCATCCAGGAGGCGACGCAGCACGCGCTCGCGAACGGCTTCCGGATGCGCGACCTGTTCACCGCGGTGAAGGCCATCACCGCTGAGACCGACGTCCCCGTCGTCGTGATGACGTACTGGAACCCGGTCATGCAGTACGGCGTCGACCGCTACGCCGATGATCTGCTGGCCGCCGGCGGCGCCGGGCTGATCACGCCGGACATCACCCCCGAGTCGGCAGGGGAGTGGATCGAGGCCAGCAAGCGCACCGGCCTCGATCGCATCTTCCTCGCCGCTCCCACCTCGAGCGACGAGCGGCTGGATCTCGTGATCTCGTCATCGACCGGTTTCGTCTACACCGTGTCGACGATGGGCATCACGGGGGAGCGCGCAGCGCTCGACCTCGCCGCCCGCACGCTCGTCGAGCGCATGCGCGCCCGCGGTGAGGTGCGCGCATGCGTCGGCATCGGCATCTCCAACGCCGAGCAGGTCGCGGGCGTCGTCGAGTACGCCGACGGCGCGATCGTCGGCACTGCGCTCGTCAAGGCGCTGCGCGACGGCGGCCTCGATGCCCTCGCCGAAACCACCAGAACCCTCGCCGGCGGTACGCCGACGACGCGATACTAG
- the trpB gene encoding tryptophan synthase subunit beta: protein MSLRDQHGPFFGEFGGRYMPESLIAAIDELTAAYESAIADPEFRSELSTLLHSYAGRPSPITEVPRFAQHAGGARVFLKREDLNHTGSHKINNVLGQALLTKRLGKTRVIAETGAGQHGVATATAAALFGLDCTIYMGEVDTERQALNVARMRLLGAEVVAVTTGSRTLKDAINDAYRDWVASVETTNYIFGTAAGPHPFPAMVRDFQKIIGEEAREQLLAEAGRLPDAVVACVGGGSNAIGMFDAFLDDERVKLYGVEAAGDGVDTPKHAASIERGRPGVLHGAKTYVLQDEDGQTIESHSISAGLDYPGVGPEHSWLSDIGRAEYIPATDDEAMQALRLLSRTEGIIPAIESAHALAGALRIGRELGADGIIAVCLSGRGDKDMDTAARYFDLYDEENAE, encoded by the coding sequence GTGAGTCTGCGCGATCAGCATGGGCCGTTCTTCGGCGAGTTCGGCGGGCGCTACATGCCCGAATCGCTCATCGCCGCGATCGACGAGCTCACCGCCGCGTACGAGTCGGCGATCGCCGACCCTGAGTTCCGTTCCGAGCTCTCGACTCTGCTGCACTCCTATGCAGGCAGACCGTCACCGATCACCGAGGTCCCTCGGTTCGCGCAGCATGCGGGCGGCGCCCGGGTGTTCCTCAAGCGCGAGGACCTCAACCACACCGGCTCGCACAAGATCAACAACGTGCTCGGACAGGCGCTGCTGACCAAGCGCCTCGGCAAGACGCGTGTCATCGCAGAGACGGGCGCCGGCCAGCACGGCGTGGCCACCGCGACGGCGGCGGCGCTGTTCGGTCTCGACTGCACCATCTACATGGGCGAGGTCGACACCGAGCGTCAGGCGTTGAACGTCGCGCGCATGCGCCTGCTCGGCGCCGAGGTGGTGGCGGTCACCACGGGGTCGCGCACCCTGAAGGACGCCATCAACGACGCCTACCGTGACTGGGTCGCGAGTGTCGAGACCACCAACTACATCTTCGGCACCGCGGCAGGACCGCACCCGTTCCCCGCGATGGTGCGCGACTTCCAGAAGATCATCGGCGAAGAGGCGCGCGAGCAGCTGCTCGCCGAGGCAGGTCGCCTTCCGGATGCCGTGGTCGCCTGCGTCGGGGGCGGCTCGAACGCCATCGGCATGTTCGATGCATTCCTCGACGACGAACGCGTGAAGCTGTACGGCGTCGAGGCGGCCGGTGACGGCGTCGACACCCCGAAGCACGCCGCCTCGATCGAGCGCGGGCGGCCCGGCGTGCTGCACGGCGCGAAGACCTACGTGCTGCAGGACGAGGACGGTCAGACGATCGAGTCCCATTCGATCTCCGCGGGTCTCGACTACCCTGGCGTCGGCCCGGAGCACTCATGGCTGAGCGACATCGGCCGCGCCGAGTACATCCCCGCGACCGACGACGAGGCCATGCAGGCGCTTCGGCTGCTCAGCAGGACCGAGGGCATCATCCCCGCGATCGAGTCGGCGCACGCCCTCGCCGGCGCGCTGCGGATCGGCCGTGAGCTCGGCGCAGACGGCATCATCGCCGTCTGCCTCTCGGGCCGCGGCGACAAGGACATGGACACCGCAGCACGCTACTTCGACCTGTACGACGAGGAGAACGCAGAGTGA
- the trpC gene encoding indole-3-glycerol phosphate synthase TrpC → MVLADLTAGAVEDAEQRALSRPLAVVERDAASRPAARDARAALAPADRVKIIAEVKRASPSRGALAEIPDPALQASLYEQGGASAISVLTEQRRFGGSLADLEAVTGRVSLPVLRKDFIATPYQVFEARAAGADLVLLIVAGLSPSVLTELHSLILDLGMTPLVETHSAEELEVAIDLGAELIGVNARNLHTLELDRDLFARLSDRIPDSAIRIAESAVLQPDDVARYRDAGADVVLIGEALVTGDPVATLNAFLAAGDAPVRGRRKS, encoded by the coding sequence ATGGTCCTCGCCGACCTGACGGCCGGCGCGGTGGAGGATGCCGAGCAGCGCGCCCTGTCGCGTCCGCTCGCCGTCGTCGAACGCGACGCGGCCTCCCGTCCCGCCGCGCGTGATGCGCGCGCGGCTCTCGCCCCGGCGGATCGCGTGAAGATCATCGCCGAGGTCAAGCGCGCCAGTCCCTCACGAGGTGCCCTGGCCGAGATCCCCGATCCCGCCCTGCAGGCCTCTCTCTACGAGCAGGGCGGTGCCTCCGCGATCAGCGTGCTCACAGAGCAGCGCCGCTTCGGAGGAAGCCTCGCCGACCTCGAGGCCGTCACCGGCCGGGTGTCGCTGCCCGTGCTGCGCAAGGACTTCATCGCCACCCCGTACCAGGTCTTCGAAGCGCGCGCCGCCGGAGCAGACCTCGTGCTGCTCATCGTCGCCGGCCTGTCGCCCAGCGTGCTCACCGAACTCCACTCGCTGATCCTGGATCTCGGTATGACCCCGCTCGTCGAGACGCACTCCGCTGAGGAGCTCGAGGTCGCGATCGACCTCGGAGCAGAGCTCATCGGGGTCAACGCGCGCAACCTGCACACGCTGGAGCTCGACCGTGACCTGTTCGCCCGGCTCTCCGACCGGATCCCCGACTCGGCGATCCGCATCGCAGAGTCTGCCGTGCTGCAGCCTGACGACGTCGCGCGCTACCGCGATGCCGGTGCCGACGTCGTTCTCATCGGCGAGGCCCTCGTCACCGGCGACCCCGTCGCCACCCTGAACGCATTCCTCGCAGCCGGCGATGCACCGGTGCGCGGAAGGAGGAAGTCGTGA
- a CDS encoding HGxxPAAW family protein, with protein sequence MTNPIADPGHGHSPAAWTAVVIMLVGFTAGTVFFCLEQPVAVWVCAAIVVIGAIVGWAMAKAGWGVKGPKYKPKAH encoded by the coding sequence ATGACCAACCCGATCGCCGATCCCGGCCACGGACACTCGCCTGCTGCCTGGACCGCCGTCGTGATCATGCTCGTCGGCTTCACCGCCGGCACGGTCTTCTTCTGCCTGGAGCAGCCCGTCGCCGTCTGGGTGTGCGCCGCCATCGTGGTGATCGGCGCGATCGTCGGCTGGGCGATGGCGAAGGCAGGGTGGGGTGTGAAGGGCCCGAAGTACAAGCCGAAGGCGCACTGA
- a CDS encoding Trp biosynthesis-associated membrane protein encodes MLRRARMTGVLAFLLAGAVGIISSTQVWATVQRADAGESLSVTGAVIYPLLAPLSLAVLALGAALSIAGPVLRHVIAVLGLGASVALILGTVPLVGAAPLSAIAPAVTEATGLGGEASLREVVAAVTATAWPVIAMLCWVVLGLAAGFVLITARRWPAGGRRYRSASEAAHHGTGPLDAVDSWDELSHGTDPTDSAR; translated from the coding sequence ATGCTGCGCCGCGCCCGTATGACAGGTGTGCTCGCGTTCCTGCTCGCCGGCGCTGTCGGCATCATCTCGTCGACGCAGGTCTGGGCGACCGTGCAGCGCGCCGATGCGGGGGAGTCGCTGAGCGTCACGGGAGCCGTGATCTACCCGCTGCTCGCTCCGCTTTCTCTGGCCGTGCTGGCGCTGGGGGCTGCGCTCTCGATCGCCGGCCCGGTGCTGCGCCACGTCATCGCCGTCCTGGGTCTCGGCGCTTCCGTCGCTCTGATCCTCGGCACCGTTCCGCTGGTCGGGGCGGCGCCTCTCTCGGCGATCGCACCGGCGGTGACCGAGGCGACCGGTCTCGGTGGCGAGGCGTCCCTGCGAGAGGTCGTGGCCGCGGTGACCGCCACGGCGTGGCCCGTGATCGCGATGCTCTGCTGGGTGGTGCTCGGTCTCGCAGCCGGCTTCGTCCTGATCACCGCCCGCCGCTGGCCTGCAGGCGGGCGGCGCTACCGTTCCGCCTCCGAGGCCGCGCACCACGGCACCGGCCCGCTCGACGCGGTCGATTCGTGGGACGAGCTGTCGCACGGCACCGATCCGACGGACTCGGCCCGATAG
- the hisI gene encoding phosphoribosyl-AMP cyclohydrolase, whose product MTPHEIPDIAWNDAGLAPVIVQQHDTREVLMLAWMDAEALRRTLTGGRAVYWSRSRQEYWRKGDTSGNTQRVIGVAVDCDADTILLQVDQQGPACHTGTRTCFDGRELPLGEVS is encoded by the coding sequence ATGACGCCGCACGAGATCCCGGACATCGCATGGAACGACGCGGGGCTCGCACCGGTGATCGTGCAGCAGCACGACACGCGCGAGGTCCTGATGCTCGCGTGGATGGATGCCGAGGCGCTGCGACGGACGCTGACAGGGGGCCGCGCCGTCTACTGGTCTCGCTCGCGCCAGGAGTACTGGCGCAAGGGCGACACGTCCGGCAACACTCAGCGCGTCATCGGCGTAGCGGTCGACTGCGACGCCGATACGATCCTCCTCCAGGTCGACCAGCAGGGGCCCGCGTGTCACACGGGCACGCGCACCTGCTTCGACGGCCGGGAGCTTCCGCTCGGCGAGGTGTCCTGA
- the hisF gene encoding imidazole glycerol phosphate synthase subunit HisF, with translation MTLAARVIPCLDVAAGRVVKGVNFQNLRDMGDPVELASHYAAQGADEITFLDVTATVDARATTYDVVQRTAEQVFVPLTVGGGVRSVDDVARLLAVGADKVGVNSAAIARPALIDEIADRFGAQVLVLSLDVKRAATTHSGFVVTTHGGRTETMLDALDWAREAIERGAGELLVNSIDADGTKDGFDLELVRLMREASAVPVIASGGAGQVGDFAPAIEAGADAVLAASVFHSGQLTIGEVKDALRAGGVVVR, from the coding sequence ATGACGCTCGCCGCCCGAGTGATCCCCTGCCTCGACGTCGCCGCGGGACGCGTAGTGAAGGGCGTGAACTTCCAGAACCTGCGCGACATGGGCGACCCGGTCGAGCTCGCATCGCACTACGCCGCACAGGGCGCCGATGAGATCACCTTCCTCGATGTCACCGCGACGGTCGATGCGCGCGCGACCACGTACGACGTCGTGCAGCGAACGGCCGAGCAGGTCTTCGTGCCGCTCACCGTGGGCGGCGGTGTGCGCAGCGTCGACGACGTCGCGCGTCTGCTCGCCGTCGGCGCCGACAAGGTGGGCGTCAACTCCGCGGCCATCGCCCGTCCGGCGCTGATCGACGAGATCGCCGACCGATTCGGCGCCCAGGTGCTCGTGCTGTCGCTCGACGTCAAGCGCGCGGCGACGACCCACTCCGGTTTCGTGGTCACCACGCACGGCGGCCGCACCGAGACGATGCTGGATGCCCTCGACTGGGCGCGTGAGGCCATCGAGCGCGGCGCGGGAGAGCTGCTGGTCAACTCCATCGACGCCGACGGCACCAAGGACGGTTTCGACCTCGAACTCGTCCGTCTGATGCGCGAGGCCTCCGCGGTGCCGGTGATCGCGTCAGGGGGAGCGGGACAGGTGGGCGACTTCGCGCCGGCGATCGAGGCCGGGGCGGATGCCGTGCTCGCCGCGAGCGTGTTCCACAGCGGCCAGCTGACGATCGGCGAGGTCAAGGACGCTCTGCGTGCAGGCGGGGTGGTCGTTCGATGA
- the hisG gene encoding ATP phosphoribosyltransferase yields the protein MLRIAVPNKGSLSETAAEMLAEAGYTGRRDPKTLHVIDADSDVEFFYLRPRDIATYVASGALDVGITGRDLLRDVRQDDAREIEQLGFARSTFRFAAPPGRYTSIQDLEGVRVASAYPGLVDDFLRENGVTAELVPLDGAVESAVRLGVADVIADVVETGTTLRQAGLEIFGPVIIESEAVLISRPGDVPGTDRLLRRLRGVMVARRYVLLDYDLPVHLVDQAVEIAGGRESPTISPLRDPEWVAVRVMVPRKGVNQVMDDLYALGARAILVTAIHAARL from the coding sequence ATGCTGCGCATCGCCGTTCCGAACAAGGGCTCGCTCTCAGAGACAGCCGCCGAGATGCTCGCGGAGGCCGGATACACCGGACGCCGCGACCCCAAGACCCTGCACGTCATCGACGCCGACAGCGACGTCGAGTTCTTCTACCTCCGCCCACGTGACATCGCCACCTACGTGGCGTCGGGCGCCCTCGACGTCGGCATCACCGGACGCGACCTGCTGCGCGACGTGCGCCAGGACGATGCGCGCGAGATCGAGCAGCTGGGATTCGCCCGCTCGACGTTCCGCTTCGCCGCCCCTCCCGGCCGCTACACGTCGATCCAGGACCTCGAGGGAGTGAGGGTCGCGTCGGCCTACCCTGGTCTCGTCGACGACTTCCTGCGCGAGAACGGGGTGACAGCCGAGCTCGTCCCGCTCGACGGCGCCGTCGAATCGGCCGTACGCCTCGGCGTCGCCGATGTGATCGCCGACGTGGTGGAGACCGGCACGACGCTGCGGCAGGCAGGGCTCGAGATCTTCGGACCGGTCATCATCGAGTCCGAGGCCGTGCTCATCAGCCGTCCGGGCGACGTGCCGGGCACCGACCGGCTGCTGCGCCGGCTTCGCGGTGTCATGGTGGCCCGCCGCTACGTGCTGCTCGACTACGACCTGCCCGTGCACCTGGTCGATCAGGCCGTCGAGATCGCGGGAGGCCGCGAGTCGCCCACCATCTCACCGCTGCGCGATCCCGAGTGGGTGGCCGTGCGCGTCATGGTTCCCCGCAAGGGCGTGAACCAGGTGATGGACGACCTCTACGCCCTCGGCGCGAGAGCGATCCTCGTCACCGCCATCCACGCGGCGAGGCTCTGA
- a CDS encoding phosphoribosyl-ATP diphosphatase: MKTFDELFAELSATALERPEGSGTVAQLDRGVHAIGKKIVEEAAEVWMAAEYESDDAAAEEISQLLYHLQVMMLAKGLSLEDVYRHL, translated from the coding sequence GTGAAGACATTCGACGAACTGTTCGCCGAGCTCAGCGCGACCGCGCTCGAGCGTCCCGAGGGCTCGGGCACCGTCGCACAGCTGGATCGCGGAGTGCATGCGATAGGCAAGAAGATCGTCGAGGAGGCGGCCGAGGTCTGGATGGCGGCTGAGTACGAGTCGGATGACGCCGCCGCCGAGGAGATCTCGCAGCTGCTCTACCACCTGCAGGTCATGATGCTCGCCAAGGGGCTGAGCCTCGAGGACGTCTACCGACATCTGTGA
- the rpe gene encoding ribulose-phosphate 3-epimerase, whose protein sequence is MSLPTAPRINPSILAADFANMQAELARIATADFAHVDVMDNHFVPNLTFGPQMVERIQATSPIPLDVHLMISDPDRWAPGYAELGAASVTFHLEAAADPVALARRLRSIGARAGVAIKPGTAGESLYDILDEFDQILVMTVEPGFGGQGFMPETMPKLRALRDEARRRGSDVWLQVDGGISDATIAQAAAAGADTFVAGSAVYGAADIEAAVIGLRERARAASLES, encoded by the coding sequence GTGAGCCTCCCCACCGCACCGCGCATCAACCCGAGCATCCTCGCCGCCGACTTCGCCAACATGCAGGCCGAGCTGGCGCGGATAGCCACAGCCGATTTCGCGCACGTCGACGTGATGGACAACCACTTCGTGCCCAACCTCACCTTCGGACCGCAGATGGTCGAGCGCATCCAGGCGACCAGCCCGATCCCGCTCGACGTGCATCTGATGATCAGCGACCCCGACAGATGGGCACCCGGGTACGCCGAGCTCGGGGCTGCGAGTGTGACGTTCCATCTCGAGGCGGCGGCCGACCCCGTCGCACTGGCACGGCGACTGCGGTCGATCGGAGCTCGCGCGGGCGTGGCGATCAAGCCGGGGACGGCGGGGGAGTCGCTCTACGACATCCTCGACGAGTTCGACCAGATCCTCGTGATGACGGTCGAGCCCGGCTTCGGCGGCCAGGGCTTCATGCCGGAGACGATGCCGAAGCTCCGCGCGCTGCGCGATGAGGCACGCCGACGGGGTTCCGATGTCTGGCTGCAGGTCGACGGCGGGATCTCCGACGCCACGATCGCACAGGCCGCCGCGGCAGGGGCAGACACCTTCGTCGCCGGATCCGCGGTGTACGGCGCCGCCGACATCGAAGCAGCGGTCATCGGTCTTCGCGAGCGCGCGCGAGCGGCTAGCCTGGAATCGTGA
- a CDS encoding RsmB/NOP family class I SAM-dependent RNA methyltransferase: MSAPKIQAARWVAYDVLRAVSDDDAYANLLLPKLIVEANLNPQDAGLATELAYGTLRRRGTYDAIIAEAAGRPVTQIDSAVLDALRLGAHQLLSTRVAAHAAVNESVSLVAAEAGRGASGFANAVLRRIGRDDSDTWQKRIEAGARSDDERLSLRTAHPVWVIRALRRALAAEGRAEELEQLLDSDNDAPEVTLAALPGLAEPGAPRRPYAATAFGSPGGDPRQLIAGADGAIRVQDEGSQLVALALAAAASPRAGERWLDLCAGPGGKTAMLAALALEAGASLEANEVVPARAGLVRHAVRPLPIEVPVHEEDGRVLAARHPATFDRILVDAPCTGLGALRRRPEARWRKSPGDVAELVDLQTQLLDAAIDALAPGGVVGYATCSPHLAETTGVVAEMLRRRDDVTELDTRAVIADVSQSPIDLAPRQADGPGSGGAQLWPHRHGTDAMFLALLQRTDPERTQP; encoded by the coding sequence GTGAGTGCGCCCAAGATCCAGGCCGCGCGCTGGGTCGCCTACGACGTGCTCCGAGCCGTGTCGGACGACGACGCGTACGCGAATCTGCTGCTGCCGAAACTGATCGTCGAGGCGAACCTGAACCCGCAGGATGCCGGACTGGCGACCGAGCTGGCGTACGGCACCCTGCGGCGCAGGGGCACCTACGACGCGATCATCGCCGAGGCCGCAGGCCGACCCGTCACGCAGATCGATTCGGCGGTGCTGGATGCCCTGCGCCTCGGAGCCCACCAGCTGCTGTCGACCAGGGTGGCGGCGCACGCGGCTGTGAACGAGTCGGTCTCCCTCGTGGCCGCGGAGGCGGGACGCGGGGCGTCGGGGTTCGCGAACGCGGTGCTGCGCCGGATCGGCCGCGACGACTCCGACACCTGGCAGAAGCGGATCGAAGCAGGTGCGCGCTCGGACGACGAGCGTCTGTCACTGCGCACTGCCCACCCGGTGTGGGTGATCCGAGCGCTGCGCCGCGCCCTCGCCGCCGAAGGCAGGGCGGAAGAGCTCGAGCAGCTCCTTGACTCCGACAACGACGCGCCCGAGGTCACCCTGGCGGCCCTTCCCGGGCTCGCCGAACCGGGTGCGCCTCGTCGTCCCTATGCCGCGACCGCGTTCGGATCGCCCGGCGGAGACCCGCGGCAGCTCATCGCCGGCGCCGACGGCGCCATTCGCGTTCAGGACGAGGGCTCGCAGCTCGTCGCACTCGCCCTGGCGGCGGCTGCATCCCCGCGCGCGGGGGAGCGCTGGCTTGATCTCTGCGCCGGCCCCGGCGGGAAGACCGCGATGCTCGCTGCGCTCGCGCTCGAGGCCGGGGCGAGTCTCGAGGCGAACGAGGTCGTTCCCGCACGGGCAGGGCTCGTGCGCCACGCCGTGCGTCCGCTCCCGATCGAGGTGCCGGTGCATGAGGAGGACGGCCGTGTGCTCGCGGCGCGGCATCCGGCCACCTTCGACCGCATCCTCGTCGACGCGCCGTGCACCGGCCTCGGTGCGCTGCGGCGAAGGCCGGAGGCCCGCTGGCGCAAGTCGCCCGGCGACGTCGCCGAGCTCGTCGACCTGCAGACGCAGCTGCTCGACGCGGCGATCGATGCACTCGCACCCGGGGGCGTCGTCGGCTACGCCACCTGCTCGCCGCATCTGGCCGAGACGACGGGCGTCGTGGCCGAGATGCTGCGCCGTCGCGATGACGTCACCGAACTCGACACCCGCGCCGTCATAGCCGATGTCTCCCAGTCGCCGATCGACCTCGCTCCGCGCCAGGCCGACGGGCCCGGAAGCGGCGGCGCACAGCTGTGGCCGCATCGCCACGGGACCGACGCGATGTTCCTCGCGCTGCTGCAGCGCACCGATCCGGAAAGGACACAGCCGTGA